From one Flavobacterium kingsejongi genomic stretch:
- a CDS encoding sigma-54-dependent transcriptional regulator, whose product MPKILIIEDEASIRRVLGKILSEENETYQVDEAEDGQIGLEKIKNEDYDLVLCDIKMPKMDGVEVLEAVRKIKPEIPMVMISGHGDLETAINTMRLGAFDYISKPPDLNRLLNTVRNALDRKELIIENKLLKKKVSKNYEMIGESEPINLIKDIIEKVAPTEARVLITGPNGTGKELVAHWLHEKSERANAPFIEVNCAAIPSELIESELFGHVKGAFTSAVKDRAGKFESADKGTIFLDEIGDMSLSAQAKVLRALQENMITRVGAEKDIKVNVRVIAATNKDLKLEIAEGRFREDLYHRLAVILVKVPSLNDRRDDIPLLINHFTEKIALEQGNAPKRFSEDAITLLKKYDWTGNIRELRNVVERLIILGGSEISETDVKLFASK is encoded by the coding sequence ATGCCAAAAATATTAATTATAGAGGACGAAGCCAGCATACGCCGAGTTTTAGGGAAGATCCTGTCAGAAGAAAATGAAACCTATCAGGTAGACGAAGCCGAAGATGGGCAGATAGGACTGGAAAAGATCAAAAATGAAGACTATGACCTGGTACTCTGTGATATTAAAATGCCCAAAATGGATGGTGTAGAAGTGCTGGAAGCAGTACGGAAAATAAAACCCGAAATTCCAATGGTCATGATCTCCGGACATGGTGATTTGGAAACGGCCATTAATACAATGCGTTTGGGGGCTTTTGATTACATCTCAAAACCACCGGACCTGAACCGACTGCTGAATACCGTAAGAAATGCACTGGACCGTAAAGAACTAATCATTGAAAATAAATTGCTGAAGAAAAAAGTCAGTAAGAATTATGAAATGATTGGCGAAAGCGAGCCGATTAATTTGATCAAGGATATTATTGAAAAAGTAGCGCCTACCGAAGCAAGGGTATTGATTACTGGGCCTAACGGAACCGGGAAAGAGCTTGTCGCCCATTGGCTTCATGAAAAAAGTGAACGGGCCAATGCCCCTTTTATAGAAGTAAACTGTGCCGCAATTCCATCAGAGCTTATCGAGAGTGAGCTTTTTGGACACGTTAAAGGTGCTTTTACCTCTGCAGTAAAAGACAGGGCCGGTAAGTTCGAATCTGCCGATAAAGGCACAATTTTCCTGGATGAAATCGGTGATATGAGTTTGTCTGCACAGGCGAAGGTATTGCGGGCACTTCAGGAAAATATGATCACAAGGGTCGGAGCCGAAAAAGACATTAAAGTAAATGTACGCGTTATTGCAGCAACCAATAAAGACCTGAAACTCGAGATTGCCGAAGGGCGTTTCCGGGAGGATTTATACCACAGGCTGGCTGTAATATTGGTAAAAGTACCTTCTTTGAATGATCGGCGGGATGATATTCCGTTATTGATCAATCATTTCACAGAAAAAATAGCCTTGGAACAAGGCAATGCACCCAAACGTTTTTCAGAAGACGCAATAACGCTGCTGAAGAAATACGATTGGACAGGAAACATCCGGGAATTACGAAATGTAGTGGAACGCCTTATTATTTTGGGCGGAAGTGAAATTTCGGAAACCGATGTAAAATTATTCGCAAGTAAATAA
- a CDS encoding ABC transporter permease, translating to MSILTLIIKREFISKVRNKSFIVMTFLSPLLLVAMSLLIGYLASMNKNELKNVGIYDESGLFKNEFKNSESIAYHDLSMLPLATAKDSVAKESYEGLLYIPKSSDTKVLEKQIQYISNDDPSLNFIGDLEDVIDNKLTKINFENTNISYELVDKNQAKSSISLQNINGEKSFKGVNIMKIAIGGFLGYLIMMFIIIYGNMVMRSVIEEKTNRIIEIIISSVKPYQLMMGKIIGTSMAGILQFLIWVILGGGLLFGLSLFLNVQPGQASSIPPEMAHGIAADAQVYLQEFLKLPLFSIFFGFLVFFIGGYYLYSSLYAAIGAAVDSETDSQQFLLPIIMPLMLGVYIGFFTVIDNPHGTVATVFSMIPLTSPIVMIMRIPFGVPWWQLLISVVLLFGTFFLIVWFAAKIYRVGILMYGKKPTYKEIFKWLKY from the coding sequence ATGAGTATCCTAACGTTAATTATAAAAAGAGAATTTATCTCTAAAGTCCGCAATAAATCTTTTATTGTGATGACATTCCTGAGCCCGCTGCTTTTAGTCGCTATGTCATTATTGATAGGCTATTTGGCGAGCATGAATAAAAACGAATTGAAAAATGTCGGGATTTACGATGAATCGGGATTGTTCAAGAACGAATTTAAAAATTCCGAAAGCATTGCCTACCATGACCTGTCCATGTTGCCATTAGCGACTGCCAAAGATTCTGTGGCAAAAGAAAGTTATGAAGGATTGCTGTACATCCCAAAATCAAGCGATACAAAAGTACTGGAAAAGCAAATCCAGTACATCTCCAACGATGATCCAAGCTTGAATTTTATTGGTGACCTGGAAGATGTGATCGATAATAAGCTGACCAAAATCAATTTTGAGAATACCAATATCAGCTATGAGCTGGTGGATAAAAACCAGGCAAAATCCAGTATTAGCCTGCAGAACATCAACGGCGAAAAAAGTTTCAAAGGAGTCAATATCATGAAAATTGCTATTGGGGGCTTTTTGGGATACCTGATTATGATGTTCATTATCATCTATGGCAATATGGTAATGCGCAGTGTTATTGAAGAAAAAACAAATCGTATTATTGAAATTATTATTTCGTCGGTAAAACCGTATCAGTTGATGATGGGGAAGATTATAGGCACATCAATGGCCGGGATATTGCAGTTTTTAATCTGGGTTATCTTAGGTGGAGGATTGCTGTTTGGGCTTTCTCTATTCCTTAATGTCCAACCGGGACAGGCTTCTTCCATACCGCCGGAAATGGCCCATGGTATTGCTGCCGATGCGCAGGTCTATCTGCAGGAATTCCTGAAATTACCGCTGTTTAGCATTTTCTTTGGTTTCCTGGTCTTTTTTATTGGAGGGTATTACCTGTACAGCTCATTGTATGCTGCTATAGGGGCTGCAGTAGACAGTGAAACCGATTCCCAACAATTTCTCCTGCCAATCATCATGCCATTAATGCTGGGTGTGTATATCGGTTTCTTTACCGTAATAGACAATCCGCATGGTACCGTGGCAACCGTGTTTTCCATGATTCCATTGACCTCACCGATTGTAATGATCATGCGTATCCCATTTGGGGTGCCGTGGTGGCAACTGTTGATTTCCGTAGTGCTGCTGTTTGGAACTTTCTTTTTAATTGTATGGTTTGCTGCCAAAATATACCGTGTAGGAATCTTAATGTATGGAAAGAAACCGACCTATAAGGAGATTTTCAAATGGCTGAAGTATTAA
- a CDS encoding ABC transporter ATP-binding protein has protein sequence MNNILEVRNVVKQYGNYTALNNVSLTVPKGSIYGLLGPNGAGKTSLIRIINQITMPDSGEVILDGEKLQPKHVQNIGYMPEERGLYKTMKVGEQCLYLAQMKGLTKAEAKKQLDYWFDRLEITGWWNKKIQELSKGMAQKIQFVVTVLHKPKLLIFDEPFSGFDPVNANIIKDEILELKKQGATIIFSTHRMESVEELCDDIALIHKSNKLIEGKLNDVKREYRSNSFEVGIMTSNVEGLMYQLTQKFTVGQTNFKTLNDDLKLEVQIGNSTPNELLSILTQMGQVTHFVEKIPSVNDIFIQTVSRK, from the coding sequence ATGAACAACATACTTGAAGTCAGGAATGTGGTGAAGCAATATGGCAATTATACTGCTCTTAATAATGTTTCGTTGACAGTTCCTAAAGGTAGCATTTATGGGCTTTTAGGGCCTAATGGTGCAGGTAAGACCTCTCTAATACGCATCATCAACCAAATTACAATGCCGGATAGCGGCGAAGTGATTCTGGATGGTGAAAAACTCCAACCCAAACACGTACAGAATATAGGCTATATGCCCGAAGAACGCGGATTGTATAAAACGATGAAAGTCGGGGAACAATGCCTTTACCTGGCACAAATGAAAGGACTAACAAAAGCAGAAGCCAAGAAGCAACTCGATTATTGGTTCGACAGGTTGGAAATTACCGGCTGGTGGAATAAAAAAATACAGGAATTGTCGAAAGGGATGGCACAAAAAATCCAGTTCGTCGTGACTGTATTGCACAAACCGAAACTGCTGATTTTTGATGAGCCTTTTAGTGGATTTGATCCCGTGAATGCTAACATTATAAAAGATGAAATCCTGGAACTTAAAAAACAGGGAGCGACTATTATTTTTTCAACCCACCGGATGGAAAGTGTGGAAGAATTATGTGATGATATCGCATTGATCCACAAATCGAATAAACTGATTGAAGGAAAACTGAACGATGTGAAGCGTGAATACCGCAGCAACAGTTTCGAAGTTGGGATTATGACCAGCAATGTGGAAGGGCTGATGTACCAGCTGACGCAAAAATTTACGGTAGGGCAGACCAATTTTAAAACCCTGAATGATGATCTCAAGCTGGAAGTGCAGATTGGTAATTCCACTCCCAATGAATTACTTTCAATATTGACACAAATGGGGCAGGTTACCCATTTTGTAGAGAAAATACCAAGCGTAAATGATATTTTTATCCAAACTGTAAGCCGCAAATAA
- the dnaJ gene encoding molecular chaperone DnaJ, protein MKKDFYEILGIDKSASAEQIKKAYRKKAIAYHPDKNPGDKEAEEKFKLAAEAYEILSDPNKKAKYDQYGHQAFDGGGYGGGGHMNMDDIFSQFGDIFGGFSGGGGFSGGFGGGGGQRRVKGSNLRIKVKMTLEEIAKGVEKKVKVKRKIQAAGVSYKTCSTCNGQGQVMRVTNTILGRMQSAATCPTCGGSGQILDKKPADADAQGMTTHDETVPIKIPAGVVDGMQLKVSGKGNDAPGSNSLSGDLIVVIEEVEHEFLKREGENLHLDLYISFAEAALGTAKDIDAVNGKVRIKLEEGIQSGKILRLKSKGIPNINGYGSGDLLVHINVWTPKTLNKEQRQFFENALTDDNFLPHPEKTDKSFFEKVKDMFS, encoded by the coding sequence ATGAAAAAAGATTTTTACGAAATATTAGGCATTGACAAAAGTGCTTCTGCTGAACAGATTAAAAAAGCATATCGAAAAAAAGCGATAGCCTACCATCCGGATAAAAACCCGGGCGATAAAGAAGCGGAAGAGAAATTTAAGCTGGCAGCCGAAGCTTATGAAATATTAAGCGACCCTAACAAAAAAGCGAAATACGACCAATACGGTCATCAGGCTTTTGATGGCGGTGGTTATGGCGGCGGTGGTCACATGAACATGGATGATATATTTAGCCAGTTTGGTGATATTTTTGGCGGATTTAGCGGTGGCGGCGGATTTAGTGGTGGTTTCGGCGGCGGCGGCGGTCAACGCAGGGTAAAAGGAAGCAATCTTCGGATCAAAGTCAAAATGACACTCGAAGAAATTGCGAAAGGAGTAGAGAAAAAAGTAAAAGTTAAAAGAAAAATACAGGCAGCCGGAGTAAGTTATAAAACATGTTCGACCTGTAACGGGCAAGGTCAGGTGATGCGTGTTACCAATACGATATTGGGAAGAATGCAATCAGCAGCTACTTGTCCTACCTGTGGTGGTTCAGGCCAGATTTTGGATAAAAAACCAGCGGATGCAGATGCTCAGGGAATGACAACACATGATGAGACTGTTCCAATCAAAATTCCAGCAGGAGTAGTAGATGGGATGCAGTTGAAAGTTTCCGGAAAAGGAAATGACGCCCCTGGATCCAACAGCCTGTCCGGAGATTTAATTGTAGTTATTGAAGAGGTGGAACATGAATTCCTGAAAAGAGAAGGTGAAAACCTGCACCTGGATTTATATATCAGTTTTGCTGAAGCTGCACTCGGAACAGCTAAAGATATTGATGCCGTCAATGGTAAAGTTCGAATCAAGCTGGAAGAAGGTATCCAGTCCGGTAAAATACTACGACTAAAATCAAAAGGAATCCCGAATATCAATGGATATGGTAGTGGTGATTTGTTGGTACATATTAATGTGTGGACACCAAAAACACTAAACAAGGAGCAACGACAGTTTTTTGAAAATGCACTGACCGATGATAACTTCCTTCCGCATCCGGAAAAGACCGATAAATCTTTTTTTGAAAAAGTTAAAGATATGTTTTCATAA
- a CDS encoding nucleotide exchange factor GrpE: MKFKNIFNNTSKMNTEDTSQEQELNAAPLENNSNETPVTEAEIPAAETLSVEEQLQEQLAAEKDKHIRLFAEFENYKKRTSKERIELFKTANQEVLQALLPVMDDFDRALVQISKSEDELMLKGVELIFNKLKDTLASKGLEEVEIKAGDTFNADFAEAITQIPAPTPKLKGKIVDVLEKGYKLGDKIIRFPKVVIGQ, encoded by the coding sequence ATGAAGTTTAAAAATATATTTAATAATACAAGCAAAATGAATACTGAAGATACCTCACAAGAGCAGGAATTAAACGCTGCACCATTAGAAAACAACAGTAACGAAACACCAGTAACAGAAGCGGAAATTCCTGCTGCTGAAACTTTAAGTGTGGAAGAGCAGTTGCAGGAACAGTTGGCAGCAGAAAAAGATAAGCATATTCGTCTTTTTGCAGAATTTGAAAATTATAAAAAAAGAACTTCAAAAGAACGTATTGAGCTTTTTAAAACAGCCAATCAGGAAGTATTACAAGCTTTATTGCCGGTGATGGATGATTTTGACCGTGCTTTGGTTCAGATTTCAAAATCGGAAGATGAGCTGATGTTGAAAGGTGTGGAATTGATTTTTAATAAATTGAAAGATACCCTGGCTTCAAAAGGACTGGAAGAAGTGGAGATAAAAGCAGGAGATACTTTTAATGCTGATTTCGCAGAAGCAATTACCCAAATTCCGGCACCTACACCAAAACTGAAAGGAAAAATTGTAGATGTTTTGGAGAAAGGCTATAAATTGGGAGACAAGATCATCCGTTTTCCAAAAGTTGTAATCGGACAGTAA
- a CDS encoding YceI family protein, producing MKKVILSLAILSSLALTSCKKEANAPEAQTTEAADAKASSEAAAEYKVDAAKSVIDWTGTKPTGKHTGTIHLKSGEIFANNGAVESGKFTIDMNSIAVTDLTEKDGKADLEGHLKGSAKEKEDHFFNVAKYPEAVFEITKVGAAVQGKSIIEGNLTMKGITKNIKFPAMVSIDNTHIALVSDTFTINRTEWGVNYASKSVFGDLGDKFVNDEIELKISVEAAK from the coding sequence ATGAAGAAAGTAATTTTAAGCCTTGCAATTCTGTCATCTTTGGCCCTGACAAGCTGTAAAAAAGAGGCTAATGCCCCTGAAGCGCAAACTACTGAAGCTGCAGATGCAAAAGCAAGCAGTGAAGCTGCTGCTGAATACAAAGTTGATGCTGCAAAATCAGTTATTGACTGGACAGGAACAAAACCTACAGGAAAACATACTGGCACAATACACTTGAAAAGCGGAGAAATTTTCGCTAATAACGGTGCTGTTGAATCAGGAAAGTTCACCATTGACATGAACTCTATTGCGGTGACTGACCTTACTGAAAAAGATGGAAAAGCCGATCTTGAAGGCCACCTTAAAGGAAGTGCAAAAGAAAAAGAAGATCATTTTTTTAACGTTGCCAAATACCCGGAAGCTGTTTTTGAAATCACTAAAGTTGGTGCAGCCGTTCAGGGGAAATCAATCATTGAAGGAAACCTGACAATGAAAGGCATCACCAAAAACATTAAATTCCCTGCGATGGTTTCCATCGATAACACCCATATTGCTTTAGTAAGTGATACCTTTACTATTAACAGAACAGAGTGGGGCGTGAATTATGCTTCTAAATCTGTATTTGGCGATTTGGGTGACAAATTTGTAAATGACGAAATTGAACTTAAAATATCTGTTGAAGCTGCTAAATAA
- a CDS encoding TIGR01777 family oxidoreductase, whose amino-acid sequence MKILITGATGMIGNELVSLLLQNGISINYLTTSRKKITDEPRYQGFYWNPQEGKIDENCLLDVDVIIHLAGASISKRWTRAYKQEIIESRILSSNLLYKVLKNNPHQVRQLISASAIGIYKDDLTTVYTEDATAVDDSFLGTVVVKWEQSVDKFRLLNIQVCKIRTGLVLSKKAGVLAEMLKPIQLGLGAPFGSGKQYQSWIHIYDLVHLYYYAVKNRWEGVYNAVAPKPVTNEELTVKIANQVQKPLFMPNIPQFLMKLMLGEMHILLFTSQNVSASKAIEAGYDFKFKTIEAALKDLL is encoded by the coding sequence ATGAAAATCTTAATCACAGGCGCTACCGGTATGATAGGGAATGAATTAGTTTCATTGCTATTGCAAAACGGTATCAGTATAAATTACCTTACCACTTCCAGGAAAAAAATAACAGATGAGCCAAGATACCAGGGTTTTTACTGGAATCCTCAGGAAGGTAAAATTGATGAAAACTGCCTGTTGGATGTCGATGTGATCATTCATTTGGCGGGTGCATCAATATCAAAACGATGGACGAGGGCTTATAAACAGGAGATCATCGAGAGTAGGATATTGTCTTCGAATCTATTATATAAAGTACTAAAAAATAATCCACACCAGGTCCGGCAGTTGATTTCAGCTTCAGCGATAGGGATTTACAAGGATGACCTGACAACAGTATATACGGAAGATGCCACGGCAGTTGATGATTCCTTCTTAGGCACTGTGGTGGTAAAATGGGAACAGTCCGTTGATAAATTCAGGTTATTGAATATCCAGGTGTGCAAAATCCGTACAGGGCTTGTGCTCTCAAAAAAAGCAGGCGTATTGGCCGAAATGCTAAAACCCATACAGCTTGGCCTGGGAGCGCCATTCGGATCAGGAAAGCAATACCAATCCTGGATTCATATTTATGATTTGGTTCATTTGTATTATTATGCAGTCAAAAATAGATGGGAAGGGGTGTATAATGCTGTTGCGCCTAAACCTGTAACGAATGAAGAGCTCACTGTGAAAATAGCAAATCAGGTGCAAAAGCCTTTATTTATGCCTAATATTCCGCAATTTTTGATGAAGTTAATGCTGGGGGAAATGCACATACTCTTGTTTACAAGTCAAAATGTAAGTGCTTCAAAAGCAATAGAGGCGGGATATGATTTTAAATTTAAGACAATTGAGGCTGCCCTAAAAGACCTGCTATAG
- a CDS encoding DUF4442 domain-containing protein, translated as MEFTVKNLNKFLFFKLPSAFICGVRVKEINDTACLVTVRHRWINQNPFNSMYFAVQAMAAELSTGALVMRQIHKSGKKISMLVANNKGNFSKKATGRIKFSCNEGYKIEEAIRNTIATGEGQTFWMKSIGTDEKGVQVSEMDFEWSVRIKQ; from the coding sequence ATGGAATTCACAGTTAAAAATCTCAATAAGTTTCTGTTTTTTAAATTGCCTTCAGCCTTTATCTGCGGCGTGAGGGTTAAAGAAATTAATGATACTGCCTGTTTGGTGACTGTCAGGCACCGTTGGATCAATCAAAACCCTTTCAATTCCATGTATTTTGCGGTTCAGGCTATGGCTGCTGAATTGAGTACCGGAGCGCTGGTCATGCGACAGATTCATAAAAGCGGCAAAAAAATATCCATGCTTGTGGCCAACAATAAAGGAAACTTTAGTAAAAAGGCTACCGGAAGGATAAAATTCAGCTGCAATGAAGGGTATAAGATAGAAGAAGCAATACGGAATACTATTGCAACGGGAGAAGGACAAACGTTCTGGATGAAATCCATTGGTACCGATGAAAAAGGAGTACAGGTCTCCGAAATGGATTTTGAATGGAGTGTCCGAATAAAGCAATAA
- a CDS encoding DUF4870 domain-containing protein has translation MEASIKIEEQNIDNQLTAANKNLAALLHLSTFTQYFIPFGNYVIPIILWNIGKKESSFVDFHGKQTLNFQLSIFLYTLLLAIIAVPIFFFTLLKNLDFNAVINNEQTFEITDWDFSNISGLVLVAATSILLFIFLKLAEFFLVIYAAVKAANGEQYTYPLSIKFFK, from the coding sequence ATGGAAGCATCAATCAAAATCGAAGAACAAAACATTGACAATCAGCTTACAGCAGCAAATAAAAATCTGGCTGCTTTATTACACCTGAGCACTTTTACACAATATTTTATTCCATTTGGGAATTATGTTATTCCAATTATACTTTGGAATATTGGAAAAAAAGAATCTTCTTTTGTTGATTTCCACGGTAAACAAACCTTGAACTTTCAATTGAGCATTTTCTTATATACTTTATTGCTGGCTATAATTGCGGTGCCGATTTTTTTCTTTACGCTGTTAAAAAACTTAGATTTCAATGCAGTAATCAATAATGAGCAAACATTTGAAATTACGGACTGGGATTTTTCAAATATCAGTGGACTTGTTTTAGTCGCTGCCACCTCCATTCTACTATTCATTTTCCTGAAACTTGCTGAATTCTTCCTTGTCATCTACGCCGCAGTAAAAGCCGCAAATGGAGAACAGTATACTTATCCTTTATCAATCAAATTTTTTAAATAA
- a CDS encoding GIN domain-containing protein has translation MFKLITTLAVLLTGLLASAQNTEVRKSNTATRIEVQNGIEVIFTQQDTPSLMVETDKPEKLRNVITEFNGKTLKIYLKDKEESLSTAQPYAKLKVYVGQKEISSFKAIAGASIKFKNDLILPEVSVTLGSGGSFQGDIKAVKRCSITTTSGSAYTGKIHTSELNGSFKSGSSIKIHGYAVTSKINTASGATFQSNKLVTDNATINAQQNSSVSISVTTSLHAKTDNSSSILYFGDPKKIEMDENSYAIYKN, from the coding sequence ATGTTTAAACTCATTACCACATTAGCCGTGCTTCTGACAGGACTTCTTGCCAGCGCACAAAATACCGAAGTACGAAAATCCAATACCGCTACCCGCATTGAAGTACAAAACGGTATCGAAGTTATTTTTACACAACAGGATACTCCATCATTGATGGTCGAAACAGATAAACCCGAAAAATTAAGAAACGTAATTACAGAATTCAATGGAAAAACATTAAAAATATATTTAAAAGATAAAGAGGAATCTTTATCGACTGCCCAGCCGTATGCAAAATTGAAAGTATACGTAGGCCAAAAAGAAATTTCTTCTTTTAAAGCTATTGCAGGAGCTTCTATAAAATTTAAAAATGACTTAATTTTACCGGAAGTTTCTGTGACATTAGGATCAGGAGGATCATTCCAGGGCGATATCAAAGCAGTGAAGCGTTGTTCTATCACAACCACTTCTGGTAGCGCATACACTGGGAAGATCCATACATCGGAACTGAATGGCAGTTTTAAAAGTGGCTCAAGCATCAAAATACATGGTTATGCTGTTACTTCTAAAATCAATACGGCCTCCGGGGCAACCTTCCAATCGAATAAATTGGTAACGGATAATGCAACAATTAATGCGCAACAGAATTCTTCAGTGTCGATTAGTGTTACTACGTCACTGCATGCCAAAACAGACAATTCTTCATCGATACTCTATTTTGGTGACCCTAAAAAAATAGAAATGGACGAAAATTCATATGCTATTTATAAAAACTAA
- a CDS encoding PadR family transcriptional regulator, giving the protein MNIENTKAQMRKGVLEFCILSVLKEKDAYTSEILDTLKSAKLLVVEGTVYPLLTRLKNDGLLNYRWEESTSGPPRKYYGLTELGQTFLNELNGTWTELSDAVNIITSQKH; this is encoded by the coding sequence ATGAACATTGAAAATACCAAAGCCCAAATGCGTAAAGGTGTTTTAGAGTTCTGTATCCTATCTGTACTGAAAGAAAAAGATGCCTATACTTCTGAAATCCTTGATACCTTAAAAAGCGCAAAATTGTTAGTTGTGGAAGGCACCGTATATCCTTTGCTGACACGACTCAAAAATGATGGCCTCCTGAATTACAGATGGGAAGAGTCGACATCGGGCCCGCCACGAAAATATTACGGGTTGACCGAATTAGGACAAACCTTTTTAAACGAATTGAATGGTACCTGGACCGAATTGTCTGATGCCGTAAACATAATAACCAGTCAAAAACATTAG
- a CDS encoding PspC domain-containing protein, which yields MNKTVNINLGGIFFHIDEDAYQKLTRYFDAIKRSLSNSNGQEEIMNDIEIRISELLTERLGSDKQVVSSKNVDEVISIMGQPEDYRLDDEAETNGTTSSFTKTAKKLYRDKEKALVGGVLSGLGHYFGIDKVWLRILFLVLVFFYGTGILVYIVLWIVMPEAVTTSEKLEMTGEPVNISNIEKKVREEFENISGKIKGADYDALGRNAKTGAERAVSNLGTIIVSIFKVFAKVIGAFLVVIAASMLAGLVISLFTLGSTSFLHMPWLETIETMNYSGLPLWCLLLLFFFAIGIPFFFLFILGLKLLITNMKSLGNIVKYTLLAIWLITVGLLIAFGIQQAAEIGSEGKTVEKKEINITRKDTLFVKFRYSDFYAKNFDYNEEFIFSQDSAGKSVIYSNNVELHFMNTDEANPYIQIEKTGHGKSLDDAKKRADNITYHYSINGNRLVLDNFLLTDIKNKYRKQQVKIFLYLPTGMILAPDSSVDRYTSTRYSNLYLNGYNENEDPTPVYMVKKDQLKCLNCPNEEEPEDLSSFEVLNPEETEPEPIDTVTSKSITISENGVIVKDGNRTKSNKRIDRLEISKDGVIIKTK from the coding sequence ATGAACAAAACAGTAAATATCAACTTAGGAGGAATTTTCTTTCACATAGATGAAGATGCCTATCAAAAATTAACTCGTTATTTTGATGCTATAAAACGCTCGCTGTCCAACTCCAATGGCCAGGAAGAGATAATGAATGATATTGAAATCCGTATTTCTGAACTATTAACTGAACGACTCGGTAGTGACAAACAAGTCGTGAGCAGCAAAAATGTTGACGAGGTAATCAGTATTATGGGACAACCGGAAGATTATCGCCTGGATGATGAAGCAGAGACCAATGGTACTACTTCTTCCTTTACAAAAACAGCAAAAAAACTATACCGCGATAAAGAGAAAGCCTTAGTTGGCGGTGTACTTTCTGGTTTAGGCCATTATTTTGGAATTGATAAAGTTTGGCTGCGCATCTTGTTCCTGGTGCTGGTATTTTTTTACGGAACAGGGATATTAGTATATATCGTGCTTTGGATTGTTATGCCGGAAGCGGTAACCACCTCTGAAAAACTCGAAATGACCGGAGAGCCAGTCAATATTTCCAACATTGAAAAAAAGGTGCGGGAAGAATTTGAAAATATTTCCGGAAAAATAAAAGGAGCCGATTACGATGCTTTAGGACGAAATGCTAAAACAGGTGCCGAAAGAGCGGTTTCAAACTTAGGTACTATTATCGTATCCATCTTTAAGGTTTTTGCCAAAGTCATTGGTGCATTTTTAGTAGTTATTGCAGCTTCCATGCTGGCCGGTCTTGTCATCAGCCTGTTTACCCTTGGATCAACTTCATTCCTGCACATGCCGTGGCTTGAAACTATAGAAACCATGAATTATAGCGGATTGCCTTTATGGTGTCTTCTACTATTGTTTTTCTTTGCTATTGGAATTCCATTTTTCTTCCTATTCATTTTGGGATTGAAATTACTAATCACCAATATGAAATCGCTGGGAAACATCGTGAAATATACCCTACTGGCGATATGGCTGATTACTGTTGGTTTATTAATTGCTTTCGGTATCCAACAAGCTGCAGAAATTGGTTCTGAGGGAAAAACAGTTGAGAAGAAAGAAATTAACATTACCCGTAAAGACACACTTTTTGTAAAATTCCGCTATAGTGATTTCTATGCTAAAAATTTTGATTACAATGAGGAGTTTATTTTCTCACAGGATTCTGCTGGAAAAAGTGTGATCTATTCCAACAATGTAGAATTGCATTTTATGAATACCGATGAGGCAAATCCTTACATTCAAATAGAAAAAACCGGTCATGGTAAATCTTTGGACGATGCTAAGAAAAGAGCGGACAATATTACCTACCACTATAGCATCAATGGCAATCGTTTAGTTTTGGATAACTTTCTGCTGACAGATATTAAGAACAAATACCGCAAGCAACAGGTAAAAATATTCTTATACCTTCCTACCGGAATGATCTTGGCACCTGATTCCTCTGTAGATCGCTACACCAGTACCCGTTATTCAAACCTGTATCTGAATGGCTATAATGAAAATGAAGATCCAACTCCAGTATACATGGTAAAAAAAGATCAATTAAAATGCCTGAATTGCCCGAATGAAGAAGAGCCGGAAGACTTATCTTCCTTTGAAGTACTAAATCCCGAAGAAACAGAACCAGAACCTATCGATACGGTCACTTCAAAATCAATCACGATCAGTGAAAATGGTGTTATCGTGAAAGACGGTAACAGGACAAAATCAAACAAACGAATTGATCGATTAGAAATCAGTAAAGACGGTGTTATTATTAAAACGAAATAA